In Micromonospora sp. WMMA1363, a genomic segment contains:
- a CDS encoding M23 family metallopeptidase: MQDDSLIPNTNSAPARHRRRASTRNRLLAATAVAVAALGVTGAAVAAAGNDDDGAAPAAAIDTQARLDAAARADRAARGSANPTPTSPTPSPATPSPAAASPTTASLTPAATTKPTASATPTKTAPPKPAWVIPMQGATITSCYGLRWGVLHAGIDFAMPAGTPVRAAFGGTVEKAGDVGDGYGISIVVNHGNGYLTHYGHLSTAKVNVGDQVGAGQTIGLEGSTGDSTGPHLHFEVHQGQLWNQIDPAPFLRAQGIDVAC; the protein is encoded by the coding sequence GTGCAGGACGACAGCCTCATCCCGAACACGAACAGCGCACCCGCCCGGCATCGGCGGCGGGCCAGCACCCGTAACCGGCTGCTGGCGGCGACGGCGGTCGCGGTGGCCGCGCTCGGCGTCACAGGGGCCGCCGTCGCCGCCGCCGGCAACGACGACGACGGCGCCGCGCCCGCCGCCGCGATCGACACACAGGCCCGCCTCGACGCCGCCGCCAGGGCAGACCGCGCCGCCCGCGGGTCGGCCAACCCCACCCCGACGAGCCCGACGCCCAGCCCGGCCACCCCAAGCCCGGCCGCGGCGAGCCCGACCACGGCGAGTCTCACGCCGGCGGCCACCACCAAGCCGACGGCGTCGGCCACGCCGACGAAGACCGCCCCGCCGAAGCCGGCGTGGGTCATCCCGATGCAGGGCGCGACGATCACGTCCTGCTACGGCCTCCGGTGGGGTGTCCTGCACGCCGGCATCGACTTCGCCATGCCCGCCGGCACGCCGGTCCGCGCCGCGTTCGGCGGCACCGTGGAGAAGGCCGGCGACGTCGGCGACGGCTACGGCATCTCGATCGTGGTCAATCACGGCAACGGCTACCTCACCCACTACGGCCACCTGAGTACCGCCAAGGTGAACGTGGGCGACCAGGTCGGCGCCGGCCAGACCATCGGTCTGGAGGGTTCCACCGGTGACTCCACCGGCCCTCACCTGCACTTCGAGGTGCACCAGGGCCAGCTGTGGAACCAGATCG